In Desulfovibrio sp. 86, the following proteins share a genomic window:
- a CDS encoding ArsR/SmtB family transcription factor, translated as MFNFITTVRALGDENRARILMALRLRTLCVCEITTLLGLAASTTSKHLFLLRQARLIEGIKKGRWVYYRLPQNPSPSIRAALDWTMRELAESPQVAQDEAALLGITHNTNIHDFLKRKHIRIPDDEADDSDEAGTSTETAAADNTSN; from the coding sequence ATGTTCAATTTTATCACTACGGTACGCGCTCTTGGCGATGAAAATCGTGCCCGTATCCTGATGGCTTTACGCCTGCGCACCCTGTGCGTGTGTGAAATAACCACTCTGCTTGGGCTGGCGGCATCCACCACATCAAAGCACCTCTTTCTCCTTCGTCAGGCTCGGCTTATCGAAGGTATCAAGAAAGGCCGCTGGGTATACTACCGGCTGCCGCAAAATCCTTCGCCCAGCATTCGCGCGGCCCTCGACTGGACCATGCGTGAACTCGCGGAATCTCCCCAGGTTGCCCAGGATGAGGCGGCCCTGCTGGGGATTACTCACAACACGAACATCCACGATTTTCTCAAGCGCAAGCACATCCGAATTCCCGATGACGAGGCTGACGACAGCGATGAAGCCGGTACCAGCACTGAAACCGCCGCCGCAGACAATACATCCAACTGA
- a CDS encoding DMT family transporter: MQKDGTVGDLMLQVNPQDSGYVWILFAAFFWSLLGVASKFCIAGGLLPLETAFWRAAIGCLCFIIHAAITGSWRVNIRDALLFMLFGLWGTAVFFAAVQISIKFSGGGTAVVLLYTAPVWVAFFSRLLFKEQITKRKILAIGIALCGTALVCFTGGSIPGEASIMGILFGLLAGFCYATHYPFYRWWQTRYSTAAIYAYMLLGGCIALGFFEPIHITHSLDIWAWLIVLGFLTCYLAYFCYGMGLKRISLVRAAVTCHLEPVLGTLWVWLFWDENFTPLGWLGCALVLGAVLLLTTDKSKE; this comes from the coding sequence ATGCAAAAAGACGGCACAGTCGGAGACCTCATGTTGCAGGTAAATCCACAAGACAGTGGCTATGTGTGGATTTTGTTTGCGGCATTTTTTTGGTCTTTGCTGGGCGTTGCCTCTAAATTTTGCATTGCGGGCGGTTTGTTGCCTCTTGAAACAGCATTCTGGCGGGCGGCTATCGGCTGCCTATGCTTCATAATCCACGCGGCAATAACAGGCTCATGGCGCGTCAATATTCGTGATGCGCTACTTTTTATGCTTTTTGGACTATGGGGCACGGCTGTCTTTTTCGCCGCCGTGCAGATCTCCATCAAATTCAGTGGCGGGGGCACTGCAGTAGTACTGTTATACACGGCCCCTGTATGGGTTGCCTTTTTTTCTCGGCTTCTTTTTAAAGAGCAGATCACAAAACGTAAAATTCTGGCCATTGGCATAGCTCTATGCGGCACGGCACTAGTTTGCTTCACTGGGGGCAGCATTCCCGGTGAGGCATCCATTATGGGGATACTTTTTGGGTTGCTAGCTGGCTTCTGCTACGCAACACACTACCCTTTTTATCGTTGGTGGCAGACGCGCTATTCAACTGCTGCTATCTACGCCTACATGCTTCTTGGTGGCTGTATTGCCCTGGGATTTTTTGAACCCATTCACATTACCCACAGTCTTGATATCTGGGCATGGCTCATAGTTCTCGGTTTTTTAACCTGCTATTTGGCATATTTTTGTTATGGCATGGGGCTAAAGCGCATCAGCCTCGTCCGCGCCGCTGTTACCTGCCATTTGGAACCAGTACTCGGTACTCTGTGGGTCTGGTTGTTTTGGGATGAGAATTTTACCCCCCTTGGCTGGTTAGGTTGCGCGCTAGTGCTTGGAGCCGTACTTTTATTGACCACTGACAAGAGTAAAGAATAG